One genomic region from Clarias gariepinus isolate MV-2021 ecotype Netherlands chromosome 22, CGAR_prim_01v2, whole genome shotgun sequence encodes:
- the LOC128510405 gene encoding galanin receptor type 1-like, whose translation MDWDVQKALLPIVDTVIIIIGLLGHSLVIFILVRRRRKASSRAFHGTDTLLMALSTSDMLLLLSLPFQTTAIALGSWPFGSMLCKAVSFLGVACNTVSAFTLAALAVTRYLTVVHPTWAYRSRMKRWLQVSAALLWAPAMALAAPQFAFRNVGTYTVTHCFAFLNDISQVVYSSALFLFSFVLPLLVIILMYAKLYSFLHRTSTQGQVLQMQRYQKQVTQTTSLLVVVFTVCWLPSYIVMFSRIGQSLDSTNRTRSLAMMARLMATSSAMFNPLLYAFVSRKFRQELLGKMRCRDCMLVRWRVCWPDRRRDIVQPFNPADLETPTP comes from the coding sequence ATGGACTGGGATGTACAGAAAGCTCTATTGCCTATAGTAGACACGGTCATCATCATTATTGGACTGCTGGGCCACTCGTTGGTGATCTTCATCTTGGTAAGGAGGAGGCGGAAGGCATCGTCTCGGGCTTTTCATGGGACTGATACGCTACTAATGGCCTTGAGCACCTCGGACATGCTGTTGCTACTTTCTTTGCCTTTCCAAACAACTGCAATTGCTCTGGGCAGTTGGCCGTTCGGAAGCATGCTCTGCAAAGCTGTCAGCTTCCTGGGAGTGGCCTGTAACACTGTTAGTGCATTCACTCTAGCTGCACTAGCAGTAACGCGCTATCTGACAGTCGTACACCCAACCTGGGCATACCGCTCCAGGATGAAGCGCTGGCTTCAGGTCTCAGCAGCTCTTCTTTGGGCGCCGGCGATGGCGTTGGCCGCTCCACAATTCGCCTTCCGCAACGTGGGTACGTACACTGTAACACATTGCTTCGCCTTCCTCAATGACATCAGTCAGGTGGTATACAGCAGTGCCCTCTTCTTGTTCAGCTTTGTCCTGCCTCTACTCGTCATCATCCTCATGTATGCCAAACTCTACAGTTTCTTGCACAGGACTAGCACGCAGGGCCAGGTTCTGCAGATGCAGCGCTACCAGAAGCAAGTGACCCAAACCACATCCTTACTCGTTGTCGTGTTCACAGTCTGCTGGCTACCTTCTTATATAGTTATGTTCAGTCGAATCGGTCAGAGTCTGGATAGCACAAACAGGACTCGTTCTCTAGCAATGATGGCACGGTTAATGGCCACATCATCCGCTATGTTCAACCCACTGCTATATGCTTTCGTGTCACGGAAGTTCCGTCAGGAGCTGTTGGGCAAGATGCGGTGTCGGGACTGTATGCTGGTGCGCTGGCGTGTGTGTTGGCCAGACAGAAGAAGAGACATTGTACAACCATTTAACCCTGCAGACCTGGAAACCCCAACTCCATAA